A genomic region of Notamacropus eugenii isolate mMacEug1 chromosome 3, mMacEug1.pri_v2, whole genome shotgun sequence contains the following coding sequences:
- the MRPS25 gene encoding small ribosomal subunit protein mS25: MPMKGRFPIRRTLQYLSQGDVVFKSSVKVMTVNYNTHGELSEGARKFVFFNIPQIQYKNPWVQIMMFKNMTPSPFLRFYLDSGEQVLVDVEAKSNKEIVQHIKKILGKNEEVLKMEELERKKLSHPANFGPKKYCLRECICEVEGQVPCPAIVPLPKEMTGKYKAALKASAQD, from the exons ATGCCGATGAAGGGGCGCTTCCCTATCCGCCGGACCCTGCAGTACCTGAGCCAGGGCGACGTGGTGTTTAAGAGCTCGGTCAAGGTCATGACCGTGAATTACAACACCCACGGGGAGCTGAGCGAGGGAGCCAG gaaatttgtatttttcaacATTCCTCAGATTCAGTACAAAAACCCCTGGGTGCAGATCATGATGTTCAAGAACATGACGCCATCACCATTTCTACGATTTTATTTAG ATTCTGGTGAACAGGTCCTGGTGGATGTGGAGGCCAAGAGCAACAAAGAGATCGTGCAGCATATCAAAAAGATCCTGGGAAAAAATGA GGAAGTCCTCAAGATGGAAGAGCTAGAGAGAAAGAAGCTTTCTCACCCAGCTAATTTTGGACCCAAAAAATACTGCCTTCGGGAATGTATCTGTGAAGTGGAGGGACAGGTCCCTTGTCCAGCCATTGTGCCTTTACCCAAAGAGATGACTGGCAAGTATAAAGCTGCTCTTAAAGCCAGTGCTCAAGACTGA